In a single window of the Candidatus Eisenbacteria bacterium genome:
- a CDS encoding superoxide dismutase, giving the protein MALGAASLTVLDRTALANGGAPVAATTPSGGTAATPALAAPTGPFTLPALGYAFDALEPHLDAQTMQLHHDKHHAAYVANLNKAVAGRKEVVGWSLDQLVRDLAKVPDEIRTAVRNHGGGHANHSLLWTTLKRDGAKAPAGELAGAIDKAFGSLSGFQDKFNAAATGVFGSGWAWLAHSKADGLTVMALPNQDSPMSTGWTPLFGIDVWEHAYYLKFQNRRAEYITAFQSVVDWDAVSARYRDALKG; this is encoded by the coding sequence ATGGCGCTCGGCGCCGCATCTCTCACGGTCCTCGACCGCACGGCCCTCGCGAACGGCGGCGCCCCGGTTGCGGCGACGACGCCGAGCGGCGGCACGGCCGCCACGCCGGCCCTCGCGGCTCCCACCGGGCCGTTCACGCTTCCGGCGCTTGGCTACGCATTCGACGCGCTCGAGCCGCATCTCGACGCGCAGACCATGCAGCTCCACCACGACAAGCATCACGCCGCCTACGTCGCCAACCTCAACAAGGCGGTCGCGGGTCGCAAGGAGGTCGTGGGCTGGAGTCTCGATCAACTGGTGCGCGACCTGGCGAAGGTACCGGATGAGATTCGCACCGCGGTTCGCAATCATGGCGGCGGCCATGCGAATCACTCGCTGCTGTGGACGACGCTCAAGCGCGACGGCGCGAAGGCGCCGGCCGGTGAGCTGGCGGGCGCGATCGACAAGGCGTTCGGTTCGCTGAGCGGATTCCAGGACAAGTTCAACGCCGCCGCGACGGGAGTCTTCGGAAGCGGCTGGGCGTGGCTCGCCCACAGCAAAGCGGATGGACTCACGGTGATGGCGCTGCCGAATCAGGACTCACCGATGTCGACCGGCTGGACGCCGTTGTTCGGCATCGACGTGTGGGAGCACGCCTACTACCTCAAGTTCCAGAATCGCCGCGCGGAGTACATCACCGCGTTTCAGAGCGTGGTGGACTGGGATGCCGTCTCGGCGCGCTACCGCGACGCGTTGAAGGGCTAG
- a CDS encoding CBS domain-containing protein — MATVQAILDRKGSEVVSLGPEHTVLAAAHLMNQRAIGGVVVVENDRVIGMFTERDVLRRVVSERRDPATTLLRDVMTAPVETCEVASSIDACKAAMTERRVRHLPVLHDQRLIGIVTIGDLIAFEVGEKDSTIVQLNQYIFGAT, encoded by the coding sequence ATGGCCACCGTGCAGGCAATCCTCGATCGCAAGGGCAGTGAGGTCGTTTCGCTCGGCCCCGAGCACACCGTGCTCGCCGCCGCTCACCTCATGAATCAGCGAGCGATCGGCGGTGTGGTGGTGGTCGAAAACGACCGCGTGATCGGCATGTTCACCGAGCGTGACGTGCTGCGTCGCGTGGTGTCGGAACGTCGCGATCCCGCCACCACTCTACTGAGAGACGTCATGACCGCGCCGGTCGAGACCTGCGAGGTGGCCTCGTCGATCGACGCGTGCAAGGCGGCGATGACCGAGCGCCGGGTGCGTCATCTGCCGGTGCTGCACGATCAGCGCCTCATCGGCATCGTGACGATCGGCGATCTGATCGCGTTCGAAGTCGGCGAAAAGGACAGCACGATCGTGCAGCTGAACCAGTACATCTTCGGGGCGACTTAG
- a CDS encoding DUF1929 domain-containing protein has translation MKWDTDDNRYEWSQITNATGTPPSARYGHASFYDPIYKRILIWGGTNDGANPIGDNGTVYVLDISNPSVPAWSTITPSGTPPAARFGTRMMLDPYARWKTSNTAQYRNFRGVMFGGRTGAGNSGLKNDLWSLWISNTGTALEWTQDSYATTQPEGSPAPRAYHVMTLDAAGRLSVFGGDVGVDETPSPLSDRRAWSAAMPASGGGGDAVVGFEYTWDELETNADVGVVGAAAAHWSRTMTSHIPDVFAIAGSSATRTTHSTSALKQSTYPFNFLLPDGKLFAAGPENQSFRLSAPGQTWESYPGYGDIGLPFAASAAMYAPGKILTSGSQFKSDGGLAHDEARMIDLTVSSPSWKPTVNTMYHHRFNHNLVVAPNGHVWAIGGTQVPFENDPASKQPEYWNPDITGSGSQGQWYNSINSEAFPEQALIRGYHSTAILLPDGRILSAGGNNDEPPSPGTGGQYKSEIYCPPYLFRSNGTLAKRPAISTAPTTLTPGKTFTLCCDDPGSVTRVCLIAPGAVTHGFDQNQRYVPLEFKVESSSSRLIVKTPPSLNYVPPGDYLLFIVGSNDGGTAFPNMPSIAKWVRVQSAQHVDACDALAPATTTNLTVEVTAPTAIFMSATAPGDDGSLRVSGLVSGSELRRHSVSISSSNWSAATTSGFTAAATFDSAGSEAYFDATGLSSNTTYHFAFKSKDDAAGPNWSGVSNSASATTSGGGGGGYLVAGSDRPTTASITPSEAGLIAEATPTAGSGWTVTLSRVADVEGFAASDAGLVVLQDDDASEGWRTRRKFAAPADLLGLCALRVGRRTLVLGDFELSQVASRIKTESGHLALTSAAHSQLGSLAISAPEPVAISLEIGEQLVLTYTTTTASEGAMSEFAVVARGAELEGMSGPRLHRPALSLPTRFALHQNTPNPFAGSTAIRFDLPRASQVRLEVFDLFGRRVRTLVQGERAAGSHQVEWDRISDSGHRLSAGVYVARLVTEGYRAESKMVIAPK, from the coding sequence GCTGGAAGACCAGCAACACCGCGCAATACCGCAACTTTCGCGGGGTGATGTTCGGCGGGCGCACCGGCGCGGGCAACAGCGGGCTCAAGAACGACTTGTGGTCGCTATGGATCAGCAACACCGGCACTGCGCTCGAGTGGACCCAGGACAGCTACGCCACTACCCAGCCCGAAGGCTCCCCGGCACCCCGCGCCTATCACGTCATGACGCTGGATGCTGCGGGACGGCTGTCCGTATTCGGAGGCGATGTCGGCGTGGACGAAACCCCGAGCCCCCTGAGCGATCGGCGCGCTTGGTCCGCAGCAATGCCGGCCTCTGGCGGGGGAGGTGATGCTGTCGTGGGATTCGAATACACCTGGGACGAACTGGAGACAAACGCCGACGTCGGTGTCGTCGGCGCGGCAGCCGCACACTGGTCGCGAACCATGACGTCGCACATCCCAGACGTGTTTGCGATTGCCGGATCGAGCGCCACGCGAACGACTCACTCGACATCGGCGCTCAAGCAAAGCACGTATCCGTTCAACTTCCTGCTTCCCGACGGAAAGCTCTTCGCCGCTGGACCGGAGAACCAGAGCTTCCGTTTGAGCGCCCCGGGCCAGACCTGGGAGAGCTATCCAGGCTACGGAGACATCGGACTCCCTTTCGCGGCCTCGGCCGCGATGTACGCGCCTGGCAAGATCCTTACTTCCGGAAGTCAGTTCAAGAGTGATGGTGGTCTGGCTCACGATGAAGCACGCATGATTGATCTGACCGTCTCCAGTCCAAGCTGGAAACCCACCGTGAACACGATGTATCACCATCGCTTCAACCACAATCTCGTGGTCGCGCCGAACGGTCATGTGTGGGCAATCGGTGGCACCCAGGTGCCATTTGAGAATGATCCCGCCAGCAAACAGCCAGAATACTGGAACCCCGACATCACCGGATCCGGTTCGCAGGGGCAGTGGTACAACTCGATCAATAGCGAGGCCTTCCCTGAACAGGCGCTGATTCGCGGCTATCATTCCACGGCGATCTTGCTGCCCGACGGTCGAATTCTGAGTGCCGGCGGGAACAACGATGAGCCGCCCTCGCCTGGAACAGGCGGGCAGTACAAATCGGAGATCTACTGTCCGCCGTACCTGTTCCGCTCGAACGGTACGCTTGCCAAGCGGCCGGCGATCAGCACCGCGCCAACCACACTGACGCCTGGCAAGACCTTCACCCTCTGTTGCGATGATCCCGGCAGCGTCACCAGGGTGTGCCTCATCGCGCCCGGCGCTGTCACGCATGGATTCGATCAGAATCAGCGGTATGTGCCGCTGGAGTTCAAGGTGGAGTCGAGTTCCTCGCGGCTGATTGTGAAGACGCCGCCGAGTCTCAATTACGTCCCGCCCGGCGACTACCTGCTGTTCATCGTGGGCTCCAACGACGGCGGCACTGCGTTCCCGAACATGCCGTCGATCGCCAAGTGGGTGCGGGTCCAGAGTGCGCAGCACGTGGACGCTTGCGACGCGCTGGCGCCGGCCACCACCACGAACCTCACGGTCGAAGTCACGGCTCCGACCGCGATCTTCATGAGCGCCACCGCGCCCGGCGACGACGGCAGTCTGCGAGTCTCGGGGCTGGTGAGCGGCAGCGAGCTGCGCCGACACTCCGTCTCCATCAGCTCGAGCAACTGGTCGGCTGCGACGACGAGTGGGTTCACGGCCGCAGCGACGTTCGACTCGGCCGGCAGCGAGGCGTACTTCGATGCGACGGGCCTGTCGTCCAATACGACCTACCACTTCGCATTCAAGTCGAAGGACGACGCGGCGGGCCCCAACTGGTCGGGAGTCTCCAATTCGGCGTCGGCCACCACTTCGGGCGGCGGCGGGGGAGGCTATCTGGTAGCGGGATCGGACCGACCGACCACCGCATCGATCACACCCAGCGAGGCGGGACTGATCGCCGAAGCGACACCGACTGCAGGTAGCGGCTGGACGGTGACGTTATCGCGAGTGGCCGACGTAGAGGGCTTCGCCGCCTCCGATGCGGGCTTGGTGGTGCTTCAAGATGACGACGCGAGCGAGGGCTGGCGGACACGACGGAAATTTGCGGCGCCCGCTGACCTGTTGGGCCTGTGTGCGCTGCGAGTCGGGCGGCGCACATTGGTGCTTGGCGACTTTGAGCTCTCGCAGGTGGCGAGCCGGATCAAGACGGAGTCAGGCCATCTGGCACTGACCTCAGCTGCGCACTCACAGCTTGGGTCACTTGCGATCTCGGCCCCCGAGCCAGTGGCGATCTCACTCGAGATCGGCGAGCAGCTGGTGCTGACATACACAACGACCACTGCCTCCGAGGGTGCAATGTCGGAATTCGCGGTGGTAGCGCGCGGAGCCGAGCTAGAGGGGATGAGCGGGCCACGGCTACACCGCCCGGCGCTGAGCCTGCCGACTCGGTTTGCCCTTCATCAGAACACGCCGAATCCGTTCGCGGGTTCGACCGCGATCCGATTCGATCTGCCGCGTGCCAGTCAAGTACGGCTCGAGGTGTTCGACTTGTTCGGTCGCCGAGTACGGACGCTGGTGCAAGGCGAGCGAGCGGCCGGGTCGCACCAAGTCGAGTGGGATCGAATCAGCGACTCGGGACACCGCCTGAGCGCCGGAGTCTACGTCGCCCGTCTTGTCACAGAGGGCTACCGGGCGGAGAGCAAGATGGTGATCGCGCCCAAATAG
- a CDS encoding AIR synthase gives MTSWSGKVSPAVFETLIAPHLGATRPEVVVGPRSGHDCAIVKVGAGRVMAVTTDPLSWIPCLGLERSARLACHLLASDLWTSGLAPNYAAIEFNLPAELDDEAFGRYWRAMSDEWKRLQVAVVTGHTGRYGAGGETTLIGGATLIGVGDEGRYLTPAMAKSGDRVIVTKGCAIEATAIAAHLVPERMRERFAEASRVHADALPARVEASPAQVEASLARAAAFVDQVSVVADCQALLRVGVRERGISALHDATEGGVLGGLIELAHACGNDLRVDQSRIPVALEARVACEALGGLDPYWTLSEGALIACVTPLRLTEALAELRSAGIVAAEIGEVIAGTGRVWLTTLDGRIEPLDTPRPDPYWAAYAKFAARTER, from the coding sequence ATGACGTCCTGGTCCGGCAAGGTCTCGCCGGCGGTATTCGAAACGCTGATCGCGCCGCATCTGGGCGCGACGCGTCCCGAGGTGGTCGTCGGCCCCCGGTCCGGCCATGACTGCGCGATCGTCAAGGTCGGCGCGGGCCGCGTGATGGCCGTCACCACCGATCCGCTGTCGTGGATTCCGTGCCTCGGGCTCGAACGCTCGGCGCGACTCGCGTGTCATCTGCTCGCCTCGGACCTGTGGACGAGCGGACTCGCGCCGAACTACGCCGCGATCGAATTCAATCTGCCCGCGGAACTCGACGACGAAGCATTCGGTCGCTACTGGCGCGCGATGAGCGACGAGTGGAAACGGCTACAGGTGGCAGTTGTGACCGGCCACACCGGACGCTATGGCGCCGGCGGGGAAACCACGCTGATCGGAGGCGCCACGCTGATCGGAGTCGGCGATGAGGGTCGCTACCTCACGCCCGCGATGGCGAAGTCGGGCGATCGCGTGATCGTCACCAAGGGGTGCGCGATCGAAGCCACGGCGATCGCGGCCCACCTGGTGCCGGAGCGCATGAGGGAACGCTTCGCCGAAGCGTCACGCGTGCACGCCGACGCGTTACCCGCGCGGGTCGAAGCGTCACCCGCGCAAGTCGAGGCGTCACTCGCGCGCGCCGCGGCGTTCGTCGATCAGGTCTCGGTGGTCGCGGACTGCCAGGCGCTGCTCCGCGTCGGCGTTCGTGAGCGCGGCATCTCGGCGCTTCACGACGCGACCGAGGGCGGCGTGCTTGGCGGACTCATCGAGCTGGCCCACGCGTGCGGAAACGATCTGCGCGTGGATCAGTCGCGCATTCCGGTCGCCCTCGAAGCGCGCGTCGCATGCGAGGCGCTGGGCGGGCTGGATCCCTACTGGACCCTCTCCGAAGGCGCATTAATAGCGTGCGTAACGCCACTGCGCCTGACGGAAGCGTTGGCCGAATTGCGCTCGGCGGGAATCGTCGCGGCAGAAATCGGCGAGGTCATCGCGGGCACCGGACGCGTGTGGCTCACCACCCTCGATGGCAGGATCGAGCCGCTCGACACGCCGCGACCGGACCCGTACTGGGCCGCTTACGCGAAGTTCGCGGCGCGCACCGAGCGCTGA